The following are from one region of the Mycolicibacterium helvum genome:
- a CDS encoding pyrimidine reductase family protein, whose product MSDPSADDPDGTHFTLLSGDSPSGPMDDDRLAELYAYPTELNRCLVRGNAISSLDGGAATDGTSGGLGGEGDRRLFRVLRELADVIVVGAGTARAENYSGAQMTVAQRGNRQRRGQSEVPPIALVTRSGHIEHDLPVLTRTEVPPLVLTCSDAVDDTCTRLAGAAEVIACSAADPAEVDPAAMLAALADRGLLRVLCEGGPTLTGTFVEHNLLDELCLTTAPKLVGGSAPRIASGTGHVLTSMHRAHLIADADGYLYARYTRVG is encoded by the coding sequence ATGTCCGACCCAAGCGCAGACGACCCGGATGGGACGCATTTCACACTGCTGAGCGGTGACAGTCCCAGCGGCCCGATGGATGACGACCGCCTCGCCGAGCTCTACGCCTACCCCACCGAGCTGAACCGCTGCCTGGTCCGCGGCAATGCCATCAGCAGTCTGGACGGCGGCGCCGCGACCGACGGAACCTCAGGCGGGCTCGGCGGTGAGGGCGACCGGCGGCTCTTCCGGGTGCTGCGCGAGCTCGCCGACGTCATCGTCGTCGGTGCCGGCACCGCACGCGCCGAGAACTACTCCGGCGCGCAGATGACAGTCGCGCAGCGCGGTAACCGGCAGCGGCGCGGCCAGAGCGAGGTCCCGCCCATCGCCCTGGTCACCCGCTCTGGGCACATCGAGCACGATCTGCCGGTGCTGACCCGCACCGAAGTGCCACCGCTGGTGCTCACCTGTTCCGACGCGGTCGACGACACCTGCACCCGGTTGGCCGGCGCAGCCGAGGTGATCGCCTGCTCGGCAGCCGATCCCGCCGAGGTCGACCCCGCCGCCATGCTGGCGGCGTTGGCCGACCGCGGACTCTTGCGGGTGCTGTGCGAAGGCGGACCCACCCTGACGGGCACGTTCGTCGAGCACAACCTGCTCGACGAGCTGTGCCTGACCACCGCGCCCAAGCTCGTCGGCGGTTCCGCACCGCGGATCGCCAGCGGTACCGGTCATGTGTTGACGTCGATGCACCGCGCGCACCTGATCGCCGACGCCGACGGCTATCTGTACGCGCGCTACACGCGCGTCGGCTGA
- the aftC gene encoding arabinofuranan 3-O-arabinosyltransferase — protein sequence MYGADVTVAESLRSGLRNTFGPRTSPPSASAILRSVLWPIAIMSIIHRSYVLSTNGYITDDFGPVYRAVSNFRRGLDIYNEHFDHVDPHYLYPPGGTLLMAPFGYLPVFASHNWFVFFNTVAMIIAACLLVKLFNFSLTSVALPALLLAMFCTESVTNTLVFTNINGCILLCEVLFFRWLLDGKISHQWWAGVVIGLSLVVKPVLGVLLLLPLLKGQWRAVVAAIVVPVVFNLAAWPLVADPMNFVERTLPYIFSTRDYFNSSVLGNGVYYGLPMWLILALRVVFLALAVASLWLLHRYYADRDPLFWMLTSSGVLLIASWLVLSLAQGYYSMMLFPFLMTVVLPNSVVRNWPAWLATYGFLTMDRWLMWRWPTTGRFLEYMKITYGWSLMLVVVFCVLYYRYSDAKTQDRLADGIDPPWMRQARADATVT from the coding sequence GTGTACGGTGCGGACGTGACGGTAGCTGAATCACTACGGTCCGGCCTGAGGAACACATTCGGCCCGCGGACCAGCCCCCCGAGCGCTTCGGCAATCCTGCGGTCGGTGCTGTGGCCGATCGCGATCATGTCGATCATTCACCGCAGTTACGTGCTGTCGACCAACGGCTACATCACCGACGATTTCGGGCCGGTCTACCGGGCGGTGTCGAATTTCCGGCGGGGCCTCGACATCTACAACGAGCACTTCGACCACGTCGACCCGCACTACCTGTATCCGCCGGGCGGCACGCTGCTGATGGCGCCGTTCGGTTATCTACCGGTCTTCGCCTCGCACAACTGGTTCGTGTTCTTCAACACCGTCGCCATGATCATCGCGGCTTGCCTGCTGGTGAAGCTGTTCAACTTCTCGCTGACCTCGGTGGCGCTGCCGGCCCTGCTGCTGGCGATGTTCTGCACCGAATCGGTGACCAACACGCTGGTGTTCACCAACATCAACGGCTGCATCCTGCTGTGCGAGGTGCTGTTCTTCCGCTGGCTGCTCGACGGCAAGATCAGCCACCAGTGGTGGGCCGGTGTGGTGATCGGGCTGTCGCTGGTGGTCAAACCGGTGCTCGGCGTGCTGTTGCTGCTGCCGCTGCTCAAAGGGCAGTGGCGGGCGGTGGTGGCCGCCATCGTTGTGCCGGTGGTGTTCAACCTGGCGGCCTGGCCGCTGGTGGCCGACCCGATGAACTTCGTCGAACGCACCCTGCCGTACATCTTCTCCACCCGCGACTACTTCAACAGCTCGGTGCTGGGCAACGGCGTGTATTACGGGCTGCCGATGTGGCTGATCCTGGCGCTGCGGGTGGTGTTCCTGGCGCTGGCCGTGGCCAGCCTGTGGCTGCTGCACCGCTACTACGCCGACCGCGACCCGCTGTTCTGGATGCTGACCTCATCCGGTGTGCTGCTGATCGCGTCGTGGCTGGTGCTGTCGCTGGCCCAGGGCTACTACTCGATGATGCTGTTCCCGTTCCTGATGACGGTGGTGCTGCCCAACTCGGTGGTGCGCAACTGGCCGGCTTGGCTGGCCACCTACGGGTTCCTGACGATGGACCGCTGGCTGATGTGGCGGTGGCCGACCACCGGCCGGTTCCTGGAATACATGAAGATCACCTACGGCTGGTCGCTGATGCTGGTCGTGGTGTTCTGCGTGCTGTACTACCGCTATTCCGACGCCAAGACGCAAGACCGGCTGGCCGACGGTATCGATCCGCCATGGATGCGGCAGGCCCGGGCCGACGCCACGGTAACGTGA
- a CDS encoding putative bifunctional diguanylate cyclase/phosphodiesterase — MLTVVGWSTGAAVRFFANTDNVMIVVAVAAVVAATSTARSARGRVRLAWVILATGLTSFTLGAVLWRVYKLVNYKHPYPSLADAAYLVLPIATAIALLLLSSGLSRTSRTRLILDGLIVAGSFTIVGWAVVLDKLWNSAPKDRLHVAVSVSYPVLDAAVLTIGVLVVARSQRGQRLTLILLTLGILGIAISDGAFVYLMATYQRSTQFVYIGWLVGLALFIAAAITGRGFAHRETATAQPVSLTSVWLPFIPALLASLAVFSQSPAEIKSGPIPAIGVVLLLAFAGRQLLVMFENRILLARVAEQALRDPLTGVGNRTVFRDRLNHAMEMRQRDGMSVGVLVMDLDDFKVVNDTLGHPVGDELLSLVADRIAGCVRAGDTVARLGGDEFAVLIEGRVDNSQLVAHRVVEAFDEPLIVDGQDLLIRPSVGLAVADSGEPDLMAEDLLKRADIAMYSAKRSRTGGVHLFNAEMLLAEAPDSDLFASGPLRVARSGASTIRLLGELRQAIDQFELTLVYQPKFDLHTASIVGVEALVRWPHPKRGLLGPNEFLPLVRRYGLMGSITDLVVNTALDDVLRWRTEGLTVPIAVNMFAPSMADLRLPGTFAKSLASRNISPSQLTVEITEDLFLDNMDRTKSVLNQLQENGIRIAIDDFGSGYSALSYMRDLTVDEVKLDRTFIAPIPADQRAAAVVRAVLNLADELGLTTVAEGIETAGTADWLRQHGCHIGQGYYFSAPLASDELVEILTKCQNDGDRQTLGCSVREGSCRWGDSDVPQIELMR; from the coding sequence GTGCTGACTGTTGTCGGATGGTCGACCGGCGCAGCGGTTCGATTCTTCGCCAATACCGACAACGTCATGATCGTGGTCGCCGTGGCGGCGGTGGTCGCGGCGACCTCGACCGCGCGATCCGCCCGTGGGCGGGTGCGCCTCGCGTGGGTCATTCTGGCGACCGGGCTCACGTCGTTCACCCTTGGTGCTGTCCTCTGGCGCGTCTACAAACTCGTCAACTACAAGCACCCGTACCCGTCGCTGGCCGACGCCGCCTATCTGGTGCTCCCGATCGCCACCGCGATCGCGCTGCTGCTGCTGTCCTCAGGGCTCAGCCGCACGTCGCGGACCCGGCTCATTCTCGACGGGCTGATCGTGGCCGGGTCGTTCACCATCGTCGGCTGGGCCGTGGTGCTGGACAAGCTGTGGAATTCGGCGCCCAAGGATCGCCTCCACGTGGCGGTCTCGGTCAGCTACCCGGTGTTGGATGCCGCGGTTCTCACCATCGGAGTCTTGGTGGTGGCGCGCAGTCAACGCGGTCAGCGCCTAACGCTGATCCTGCTCACACTGGGCATATTGGGGATTGCGATCTCCGACGGCGCCTTCGTATACCTGATGGCGACATACCAGCGAAGCACGCAGTTCGTTTACATCGGCTGGCTGGTGGGGCTGGCGCTCTTCATCGCCGCGGCCATCACCGGTCGGGGCTTCGCACATCGGGAAACGGCCACTGCACAACCGGTTTCGCTGACCTCGGTGTGGCTGCCGTTCATCCCGGCGCTGTTGGCAAGCCTGGCGGTATTCAGCCAGTCGCCCGCGGAGATCAAGTCCGGGCCGATACCGGCGATCGGGGTGGTGCTGCTGCTGGCCTTCGCCGGGCGCCAGCTGTTGGTGATGTTCGAGAATCGCATCCTGCTAGCCAGGGTGGCCGAGCAGGCGCTGCGTGATCCGCTCACCGGTGTCGGCAACCGGACCGTCTTCCGTGATCGCCTCAACCACGCGATGGAAATGCGGCAGCGCGATGGCATGTCGGTCGGTGTTCTGGTCATGGACCTCGACGACTTCAAGGTGGTCAACGACACCCTCGGTCACCCAGTCGGCGACGAACTGCTCAGCCTGGTCGCCGATCGGATCGCCGGCTGCGTGCGGGCCGGCGACACGGTAGCGCGCCTCGGCGGTGACGAGTTCGCCGTGTTGATCGAGGGCCGGGTGGACAATTCGCAGCTGGTCGCCCACCGGGTGGTGGAGGCGTTCGACGAGCCGTTGATCGTCGACGGCCAGGACCTGTTGATCCGGCCCAGTGTCGGGCTCGCGGTCGCCGATTCTGGTGAACCCGACTTGATGGCCGAGGACCTGCTCAAGCGGGCCGATATCGCGATGTATTCGGCCAAGCGGTCCCGCACCGGGGGCGTGCACCTCTTCAACGCGGAGATGCTGCTGGCCGAGGCGCCCGACAGTGACCTGTTCGCCAGCGGGCCGTTGCGGGTGGCCCGCAGCGGTGCGAGCACGATTCGGTTGCTGGGTGAGCTGCGTCAGGCCATCGACCAGTTCGAACTCACTCTGGTGTATCAACCGAAGTTCGATCTGCACACGGCCTCGATCGTGGGTGTTGAGGCGCTGGTGCGCTGGCCGCATCCGAAACGGGGCCTGCTGGGGCCCAACGAGTTTCTTCCGTTGGTCCGCCGCTACGGGCTGATGGGCTCGATCACCGATTTGGTGGTCAATACCGCACTCGATGACGTATTGCGTTGGCGCACGGAGGGCCTCACGGTGCCCATCGCCGTCAACATGTTCGCGCCGTCGATGGCCGATCTGCGCCTACCCGGCACGTTCGCCAAGTCGCTGGCCAGCCGCAACATCAGCCCGTCCCAGCTGACTGTCGAGATCACCGAAGACTTGTTCCTGGACAACATGGATCGCACCAAGTCTGTTCTGAATCAGTTGCAGGAGAACGGTATTCGGATTGCGATCGACGATTTCGGCAGCGGGTACTCGGCGTTGTCCTATATGCGCGACCTTACCGTCGACGAGGTCAAGCTGGACCGCACCTTCATCGCACCCATTCCCGCTGACCAACGGGCGGCCGCTGTGGTGCGCGCGGTGCTCAACCTGGCCGACGAGCTGGGGCTGACCACAGTGGCCGAGGGCATCGAGACCGCGGGAACGGCCGACTGGCTGCGCCAGCATGGCTGTCACATCGGGCAGGGCTATTACTTCAGTGCGCCGCTGGCTTCTGACGAGCTGGTCGAGATCTTGACGAAGTGTCAAAATGACGGCGACCGCCAGACATTGGGCTGTTCGGTCCGGGAGGGCTCCTGCCGCTGGGGTGACTCCGACGTTCCGCAGATCGAGCTGATGCGCTAG
- the msrB gene encoding peptide-methionine (R)-S-oxide reductase MsrB, which translates to MSSIPAPKLELTDDEWRKRLNPAEYAVLREAGTERPFTGEYTDTKTEGVYACRACGTELFRSTEKFESHCGWPSFFDPSHSEAVILRPDDTGGMHRVEVLCANCHSHLGHVFSGEGYPTPTDQRYCINSISLKLVPSQE; encoded by the coding sequence ATGAGTTCGATTCCAGCCCCCAAGCTCGAACTGACCGACGACGAATGGCGCAAGCGGCTCAACCCCGCTGAGTACGCGGTACTGCGCGAAGCCGGCACCGAGCGGCCCTTCACCGGCGAGTACACCGACACCAAAACCGAAGGCGTCTACGCCTGCCGCGCCTGCGGTACCGAATTGTTCCGCAGCACAGAGAAATTCGAGTCTCATTGCGGCTGGCCGTCATTCTTCGACCCGTCGCATTCCGAGGCCGTGATCCTGCGGCCGGACGACACGGGCGGCATGCACCGGGTGGAGGTGCTGTGCGCGAACTGCCACAGCCACCTCGGCCACGTGTTCAGCGGCGAGGGCTACCCGACGCCGACCGACCAGCGGTACTGCATCAATTCAATATCACTGAAGTTGGTTCCGTCGCAGGAGTAG
- the zapE gene encoding cell division protein ZapE has translation MPTIAARRYSSCMDRPAAPTGVVVGHLVDRHPTVSPERLVAQLVPPPTFADVGFDTYRPDPAEPTQAAAVDACRAFCVEAQRRRAGKKKLFGKRETLPGVGIYLDGGFGVGKTHLLASAYRQLPESAEHPKAFATFGELTQLAGVFGFVECIDLLAEYVVVCIDEFELDDPGNTTLISRLLSQLVERGVSIAATSNTLPEQLGEGRFAAQDFLREINTLASIFTTVRIEGPDYRHRGLPPAPEPLSGDAVTARAAEVAGATLDDFDALCAHLATMHPSRYLTLIEGVSAVFITGVHPIDDQNVALRLVALTDRLYDAGIPVVASGAKLDTVFSEEMLAGGYRKKYLRATSRLLALTSPGGL, from the coding sequence ATACCGACGATTGCAGCACGTCGTTACAGTTCGTGCATGGATCGGCCCGCTGCACCCACCGGAGTCGTTGTCGGGCATCTCGTCGACCGGCATCCGACGGTCTCCCCGGAGCGGCTGGTGGCCCAGCTCGTCCCGCCGCCCACGTTCGCCGATGTCGGCTTCGACACCTATCGGCCCGATCCCGCCGAGCCCACCCAGGCGGCGGCCGTGGACGCCTGCCGAGCCTTCTGTGTGGAGGCGCAGCGCCGCCGGGCCGGCAAGAAGAAACTGTTCGGGAAGCGGGAAACGCTGCCAGGGGTGGGCATCTATCTCGACGGCGGGTTCGGCGTCGGCAAGACGCACCTGCTGGCGTCGGCGTACCGGCAGCTGCCCGAGTCGGCCGAACATCCGAAGGCGTTTGCGACGTTCGGGGAGCTGACCCAGCTGGCCGGGGTATTCGGCTTCGTCGAGTGCATCGACCTGCTGGCCGAGTACGTCGTGGTGTGCATCGACGAGTTCGAGCTCGACGATCCGGGCAACACCACGCTGATCTCCCGGCTGCTGTCCCAGCTCGTCGAGCGCGGGGTTTCGATCGCCGCGACGTCCAACACGCTGCCCGAGCAGTTGGGTGAGGGGCGCTTCGCAGCCCAGGACTTCCTGCGGGAAATCAACACTCTGGCAAGCATTTTCACCACAGTGCGGATCGAGGGCCCGGATTACCGGCATCGCGGCTTGCCGCCCGCGCCCGAGCCGCTGTCCGGCGACGCTGTCACCGCACGCGCCGCCGAGGTCGCCGGCGCCACGCTCGACGATTTCGATGCGCTGTGCGCGCACCTGGCGACCATGCATCCGTCGCGCTATCTCACCCTGATCGAGGGGGTGTCAGCCGTGTTCATCACCGGCGTCCACCCGATCGACGACCAGAATGTGGCGCTGCGGCTGGTCGCGCTCACCGACCGGCTGTACGACGCGGGCATTCCGGTGGTGGCGTCCGGCGCCAAGCTGGACACCGTGTTCTCCGAGGAGATGCTGGCCGGCGGCTACCGCAAAAAGTACCTGCGGGCGACGTCCCGGCTGTTGGCGCTGACCAGCCCCGGCGGGCTATAG
- a CDS encoding putative bifunctional diguanylate cyclase/phosphodiesterase — protein MLKTSHVAVGAALVFVGYVLFILAGRATGTPFRVIVDLVPIALTITAAVFCAVATRTMQGRMRLAWLSMTVGLLGWGLGQVIWTHYELQLPEVPFPSIADAGYLALPVGGCLALLLFPVEGTQSRGRLVLDGIIVALSLFLVSWVIILRPLYLADTPNRLGFAISLAYPIFDITILTVAAVVLVRASDDHRLSLTLLTAGVVCFAFSDSGFAYLAVGNRYRSGNMIDIGWAAGLLLITVAATAGHEGTERQRDAFVLPGWTSVWLPYAPLLVAGFVTAAQPVPVLKTRPVIIAAGILAVAVLARQFLAVREDRRLVATVADQARHDPLTGLANRALFNERLTYAMQLREREGLQLAVVSVDLNDFKLVNDTLGHLVGDDLLIGVGRRLRNCVRGSGTVARLGGDEFSLLVDGGAEAAERVGARIVEAFEEPFQLSGHELLMRPSIGLAVADSNEPHLAAEELLRRADTAMYSAKRSRFRGVQVYNPDMHLLDEAADVQVFGAPAAISDGGGVGTVLLLGKLRQAVDRAELTLAYQPKFDLRTAEMVGVEGLLRWPQPGGDALAPEEFLPLIRRHGLMGPVTQLVITRALDDALVWHRAGVDVPVAVNVFAPSMANAGLPAIIAKELSDRGLRSAALAVEITEDLFLDSSERTRAVLEQLRQNGIRIAIDDFGSGYSALSYLRDLPIDEVKLDRSFVAPILADARAAAVVRAVVDLAHVLDLTVVVEGVEDAATAALVRELGCDIGQGFFYGPPVSPEEVLRLVQRRADGAAT, from the coding sequence ATGCTCAAGACTTCCCATGTCGCCGTCGGCGCAGCCCTCGTGTTCGTCGGCTATGTCCTGTTTATTCTGGCCGGCCGGGCAACTGGCACGCCGTTTCGCGTGATTGTTGATCTGGTGCCCATCGCCCTGACGATTACCGCCGCCGTGTTCTGCGCTGTGGCGACCCGAACGATGCAGGGCCGGATGCGACTGGCCTGGTTGTCGATGACCGTCGGGTTGTTGGGTTGGGGGCTTGGCCAAGTCATCTGGACGCACTATGAGTTACAGCTGCCCGAAGTGCCGTTCCCCTCGATTGCGGATGCCGGCTATCTGGCGCTGCCGGTGGGAGGCTGCCTGGCACTACTGCTGTTCCCGGTCGAGGGCACCCAGTCGCGGGGGCGGCTGGTCCTCGACGGGATCATCGTGGCGCTGTCGTTGTTCCTGGTGAGCTGGGTGATCATCCTGCGTCCGCTTTACCTGGCGGACACGCCCAATCGGCTCGGGTTCGCTATCTCGCTGGCCTATCCGATTTTCGACATCACTATCCTGACTGTCGCCGCGGTCGTGTTGGTGAGGGCCAGTGACGATCATCGGCTTTCGCTGACCCTGCTGACCGCCGGAGTGGTGTGCTTTGCGTTCTCGGACAGCGGGTTCGCATATCTGGCCGTCGGCAACCGCTATAGGTCCGGCAACATGATCGATATCGGCTGGGCGGCCGGGCTACTGCTCATCACGGTGGCTGCGACAGCCGGTCACGAAGGCACCGAGCGTCAGCGCGACGCGTTCGTTCTTCCGGGCTGGACGTCGGTGTGGTTGCCGTACGCGCCGCTGCTGGTGGCGGGGTTCGTGACGGCCGCTCAACCGGTGCCGGTTCTGAAGACCCGGCCGGTCATCATCGCGGCGGGCATCCTGGCGGTGGCCGTCCTTGCCCGCCAGTTCCTGGCGGTCAGGGAGGACCGGCGGCTGGTGGCCACGGTTGCCGACCAGGCGAGGCACGACCCGCTGACCGGACTGGCCAATCGCGCGCTGTTCAACGAACGCCTCACCTACGCAATGCAATTGCGTGAGCGCGAAGGTCTGCAACTGGCGGTCGTTTCCGTCGACCTCAATGATTTCAAGCTCGTCAACGACACCCTTGGCCATCTGGTCGGTGACGACCTGCTGATCGGAGTGGGCCGGCGATTACGCAACTGCGTTCGGGGGAGCGGCACGGTGGCCCGGCTGGGTGGCGACGAGTTCTCGCTATTGGTCGACGGCGGTGCCGAGGCGGCAGAGCGGGTGGGCGCCCGCATCGTCGAGGCCTTCGAGGAGCCGTTCCAGCTCAGCGGTCACGAACTGCTGATGCGGCCCAGTATCGGGCTGGCCGTGGCCGACTCGAATGAACCACACCTGGCCGCCGAGGAATTGCTCAGGCGGGCCGACACCGCGATGTATTCGGCCAAACGGTCGCGGTTTCGCGGTGTGCAGGTCTACAACCCGGACATGCACTTGCTGGACGAGGCGGCGGACGTCCAGGTGTTCGGTGCGCCTGCGGCCATATCAGATGGCGGCGGTGTCGGGACGGTCCTGTTGCTCGGCAAGCTGCGGCAGGCCGTCGACAGGGCCGAACTGACTTTGGCTTACCAGCCGAAGTTCGACCTGCGTACCGCTGAGATGGTCGGCGTGGAGGGGCTGCTGCGCTGGCCACAGCCTGGCGGGGACGCGCTGGCGCCCGAGGAGTTCTTGCCCCTGATCCGCCGGCACGGTCTGATGGGCCCGGTCACCCAGCTGGTGATCACCAGGGCCCTCGATGACGCGCTGGTCTGGCATCGCGCGGGCGTCGACGTGCCGGTCGCGGTGAACGTGTTCGCCCCGTCGATGGCGAACGCCGGCCTGCCGGCGATCATCGCCAAGGAGCTCAGTGATCGTGGCCTGCGCTCGGCCGCGTTGGCGGTCGAGATCACCGAAGACCTGTTCCTGGACAGTTCGGAGCGAACACGCGCGGTGCTGGAGCAATTGCGGCAGAACGGGATTCGAATCGCAATCGACGACTTCGGTAGCGGCTACTCGGCGCTGTCGTATCTGCGGGACCTGCCGATCGACGAGGTGAAGCTGGATCGCAGCTTCGTCGCGCCGATCCTCGCCGACGCCCGGGCGGCGGCGGTGGTGCGCGCCGTGGTCGACCTTGCGCATGTGCTGGATCTGACGGTGGTGGTAGAGGGTGTCGAGGACGCCGCGACCGCGGCGCTGGTGCGTGAGCTGGGATGCGACATCGGCCAAGGCTTCTTCTACGGGCCGCCCGTCTCGCCCGAGGAAGTGCTGCGTCTGGTCCAGCGGCGGGCCGACGGCGCGGCCACCTAG
- the hemQ gene encoding hydrogen peroxide-dependent heme synthase, whose amino-acid sequence MAKLDYDELNATIRYVMFSVFAAEPGELGYDEESRAAVVDETATFLKQQEENGVVVRGLYDVAGLRADADFMIWTHAERIETLQATYSDFRRTTTLGRSVSPVWSAVALHRPAEFNKSHVPAFLAGEEPGNYVCVYPFVRSLDWYLLPDDERRKMLADHGMAARSYKDVRANTVPAFALGDYEWILAFEAPELYRIVDLMRDLRATEARRHVREEIPFFTGPRVGVEELVAKLP is encoded by the coding sequence ATGGCCAAACTGGACTACGACGAGCTCAACGCCACAATCCGCTACGTGATGTTCTCGGTGTTCGCGGCGGAACCGGGTGAGCTGGGGTACGACGAAGAATCCCGTGCCGCCGTCGTCGACGAGACCGCCACGTTCCTCAAGCAGCAGGAGGAGAACGGCGTAGTGGTGCGCGGTCTCTACGATGTCGCCGGTCTGCGTGCCGACGCCGATTTCATGATCTGGACGCACGCCGAGCGGATCGAGACGCTGCAGGCCACTTATAGCGACTTCCGCCGCACCACTACGCTGGGCCGGTCCGTCTCGCCGGTGTGGAGTGCCGTCGCGTTGCACCGGCCGGCCGAGTTCAACAAGAGCCACGTGCCGGCGTTCCTTGCCGGCGAGGAGCCGGGCAACTACGTCTGCGTCTACCCGTTCGTGCGTTCACTGGACTGGTACTTGCTACCCGATGACGAGCGCCGCAAGATGCTCGCCGACCACGGGATGGCCGCCCGCAGCTATAAGGACGTGCGCGCCAATACCGTGCCGGCTTTCGCGTTGGGCGATTACGAGTGGATCTTGGCGTTCGAAGCCCCTGAGTTGTACCGCATTGTCGACCTCATGCGGGATCTGCGGGCCACCGAAGCTCGTCGCCATGTGCGCGAAGAGATCCCGTTCTTCACCGGTCCTCGGGTCGGTGTCGAGGAGTTGGTCGCCAAGTTGCCCTAG
- a CDS encoding alpha/beta fold hydrolase translates to MRDRRVWASQAIVSLGTAACAALLTGCAPWLAANPQFASDKAHNPSGSATTTPAGGPPAIAVPKNELGWKDCTSKVFGDAGVPPAPGVVLECANYDADLDPIAGATGTVSIGVVRARSVQTPPDAGPLVFTTGTDIPSSMQLPVWLSRSGADVLKSHPIVSVDRRGLGMSSPVDCRDAFDRQEMRDQAQFESGDDPVANLGAITMTATTSCTDTIAPGDSAYDNARAAEDLERLRSTWDVPGLALIGIGNGAQIALAYAGSHPDKVARLVLDSPVPPGVSAEAAAEEQVKGQQAALEAFAAQCVAVNCALGPDPLGAVDSLLAAARAGRGPGGVSVAVLANAIVTGMGFPSGDRIGSTVSLANTLAAARNGDANQLNSLINQAEAMRDSDGQFVNSCSDALNRPTPDRVRELVVQWGKLYPQFGAVGALGLVQCLNWPSGSAPKEPKDLKVNVLLLGVQNDPIVGNQGVPASAATIINAGAASKRVMWQGLGHGASVYSACALPPMMSYLDSGNMPPTDTYCPA, encoded by the coding sequence ATGCGCGATCGTCGGGTCTGGGCCTCCCAGGCGATAGTCAGCCTCGGCACCGCGGCGTGTGCGGCTTTACTAACCGGATGTGCCCCGTGGCTGGCCGCAAATCCGCAGTTCGCGAGCGACAAGGCGCACAACCCCTCCGGCTCCGCCACCACCACACCGGCCGGCGGCCCGCCCGCCATCGCGGTGCCGAAGAACGAGCTCGGGTGGAAGGACTGCACCTCGAAGGTCTTCGGTGACGCCGGCGTGCCGCCCGCCCCTGGGGTGGTCCTGGAGTGTGCCAACTACGACGCCGACCTCGACCCGATCGCCGGGGCGACCGGCACGGTGAGCATCGGAGTGGTGCGCGCCCGCTCGGTGCAGACCCCGCCCGACGCCGGCCCACTGGTGTTCACCACCGGCACCGACATCCCGTCATCGATGCAACTTCCGGTGTGGCTGTCCCGCTCGGGAGCCGACGTGCTCAAGAGTCACCCGATCGTCTCGGTGGACCGCCGCGGACTCGGGATGTCCAGCCCGGTGGACTGCCGCGACGCGTTCGACCGCCAGGAGATGCGCGACCAAGCCCAGTTCGAATCGGGTGACGACCCGGTCGCCAACCTGGGCGCGATCACCATGACCGCGACCACGAGCTGCACCGACACCATCGCCCCCGGCGACTCGGCCTACGACAATGCCCGCGCCGCCGAGGATCTCGAACGCCTGCGCAGCACCTGGGACGTGCCGGGGCTGGCGCTGATCGGCATCGGCAACGGCGCGCAGATCGCGCTGGCCTACGCCGGCTCACATCCCGACAAGGTCGCCCGCCTGGTGCTGGACTCCCCCGTCCCGCCGGGCGTCAGCGCCGAAGCGGCCGCCGAGGAACAGGTGAAGGGCCAGCAAGCCGCGCTCGAGGCGTTCGCCGCGCAATGCGTCGCGGTCAACTGCGCGCTCGGGCCCGACCCGTTGGGAGCCGTCGACTCACTGCTGGCCGCCGCCCGCGCCGGCCGCGGCCCCGGCGGCGTGTCGGTGGCGGTGCTGGCCAACGCGATCGTCACCGGCATGGGCTTCCCCAGCGGGGACCGCATCGGCAGTACGGTCAGCCTGGCCAACACCCTGGCGGCGGCTCGCAACGGCGACGCCAACCAGCTGAACAGCCTGATCAACCAGGCGGAGGCGATGCGCGACAGCGACGGCCAGTTCGTCAACTCCTGCAGTGACGCGCTGAACCGCCCGACCCCCGACCGGGTACGCGAACTCGTCGTCCAGTGGGGCAAGCTCTACCCGCAGTTTGGCGCGGTCGGTGCACTCGGCCTGGTCCAATGCCTGAACTGGCCCAGCGGCTCGGCTCCCAAGGAACCCAAGGACCTGAAGGTCAACGTGCTGCTGCTCGGCGTGCAGAACGACCCGATCGTCGGTAACCAGGGTGTGCCCGCCTCGGCGGCCACCATCATCAACGCCGGTGCGGCCAGCAAGCGGGTGATGTGGCAGGGCCTCGGGCACGGCGCCAGCGTCTATTCGGCGTGTGCGCTGCCGCCGATGATGAGTTACCTCGACAGCGGCAACATGCCGCCCACCGACACCTACTGCCCCGCCTGA